In Entelurus aequoreus isolate RoL-2023_Sb linkage group LG13, RoL_Eaeq_v1.1, whole genome shotgun sequence, a genomic segment contains:
- the tp53i13 gene encoding uncharacterized protein tp53i13 isoform X2 yields the protein MPTHTVTVLAALSLCLGRCTVSEYHNSSCDNGKIFLERDLPLDAAYTACPVSAWSDSTQRLPSVDTVYDPEPARRICMDKPISYHHKIPNSGAYRPVKAESGEYLYCPPQRWLNNLHHEAAVLLYHPCAAVSERLFLSILANSCLPDYIISPHPWLSESTPIALVSWGRTLELSTAASLDVCHWLQSTMTTSERIRGKYNLLLTLSSEQKHTHGKEGQTEPKESVGQCCERIISLWLKETLQARKDSQLKNRNRESRKRQKRAAIRFELKKVAMTTIKANGTTQALDFLAKPKLKTTTNNPEDPLDHNSTQGPPIAFTGHGLRDATSATKMQNQAFSAWPPNMPGATHKTPLRVPEHSASAQVKGSLEQSEPARYGPTAERQVLDSTEVDVREREMDKDDTYLLKRQDGPPPSKHSKPAVVNYLPDCGSCIQDQQCACKEDSKGRASLAGNGLLRHPRSDEAVWAAAALGFLLVLLTLSVLHTRLYRHWRTMPSLYWHDTRQDYDSVADVIRRSLQIAKKRRKRGRRQECALLPGTSSSDELM from the exons ATGCCGACCCACACGGTGACCGTGCTGGCCGCTCTGTCGTTGTGTTTGGGTCGATGCACTGTGTCTGAGTACCACAACTCATCATGTGACAATGGGAAG ATATTTTTGGAAAGGGACCTACCTTTAGATGCTGCCTATACGGCATGTCCGGTATCTGCCTGGTCTGACTCCACTCAG AGGCTCCCAAGTGTTGACACAGTGTATGATCCGGAG ccCGCCAGGCGGATCTGCATGGATAAGCCTATTTCCTACCACCACAAGATCCCTAACAG TGGTGCATACAGGCCGGTCAAAGCAGAGAGCGGCGAGTATTTGTACTGCCCCCCTCAACGCTGGCTCAATAATCTGCAT CATGAAGCTGCTGTATTGCTCTATCATCCCTGTGCTGCTGTCAGCGAGCGGCTCTTTCTGTCCATCCTGGCCAACTCCTGTCTGCCTGACTACATCATCAGCCCACATCCATGGCTCAGTGAATCCACG CCAATAGCGTTGGTGTCTTGGGGGCGAACGTTGGAGCTGTCCACCGCCGCATCTTTAGACGTTTGTCATTGGCTGCAGAGCACGATGACCACAAGTGAACGGATCCGTGGAAAATACAACCTGCTGTTGACCCTGTCATCTGAACAGAAGCACACGCATGGAAAGGAAGGACAGACCGAGCCCAAG GAGTCTGTGGGGCAATGCTGTGAGCGGATCATCTCGTTGTGGCTGAAAGAAACGCTCCAGGCAAGAAAAGATTCCCAGCTTAAGAACAGAAACAGGGAATCAAGGAAGCGGCAAAAAAGAGCTGCTATCCGGTTCGAACTGAAGAAGGTTGCAATGACGACTATAAAAGCAAACGGTACAACTCAGGCACTCGATTTTTTGGCAAAGCCAAAACTGAAAACCACCACCAATAATCCTGAGGACCCTTTAGACCACAACAGCACTCAAGGACCTCCAATAGCTTTTACAGGCCATGGCCTGAGGGATGCAACATCTGCCACCAAGATGCAAAATCAGGCTTTCTCAGCCTGGCCCCCAAACATGCCAGGGGCTACACACAAGACACCACTCAGGGTTCCCGAACACAGTGCCAGTGCTCAAGTTAAAGGCTCCTTGGAACAGAGCGAGCCAGCGAGATATGGCCCCACTGCAGAAAGACAAGTGCTGGATAGTACAGAAGTAGACGTAAGAGAAAGAGAGATGGACAAAGATGACACTTATTTATTAAAAAGACAAGACGGGCCTCCACCCTCAAAACACTCCAAACCAGCGGTAGTGAATTACTTACCTGACTGTGGTAGCTGCATCCAAGACCAACAGTGTGCTTGCAAGGAAGACTCTAAGGGCCGGGCCTCGCTTGCAGGCAACGGCTTGCTGAGGCACCCCAGGTCCGATGAGGCGGTGTGGGCTGCAGCGGCACTGGGCTTCTTGCTGGTTCTCCTCACGCTGTCTGTGTTGCACACACGCCTCTACCGCCACTGGAGGACCATGCCTAGTCTCTACTGGCACGACACACGGCAGGACTATGACAGTGTGGCAG ATGTTATTCGTAGGAGCCTGCAAATTGCAAAGAAGAGGCGGAAAAGAGGCAGAAGACAAGAGTGCGCTCTCTTGCCTGGTACCTCCAGCTCAGATGAACTGATGTAG
- the tp53i13 gene encoding uncharacterized protein tp53i13 isoform X1 — protein sequence MPTHTVTVLAALSLCLGRCTVSEYHNSSCDNGKIFLERDLPLDAAYTACPVSAWSDSTQVTMDTRLPSVDTVYDPEPARRICMDKPISYHHKIPNSGAYRPVKAESGEYLYCPPQRWLNNLHHEAAVLLYHPCAAVSERLFLSILANSCLPDYIISPHPWLSESTPIALVSWGRTLELSTAASLDVCHWLQSTMTTSERIRGKYNLLLTLSSEQKHTHGKEGQTEPKESVGQCCERIISLWLKETLQARKDSQLKNRNRESRKRQKRAAIRFELKKVAMTTIKANGTTQALDFLAKPKLKTTTNNPEDPLDHNSTQGPPIAFTGHGLRDATSATKMQNQAFSAWPPNMPGATHKTPLRVPEHSASAQVKGSLEQSEPARYGPTAERQVLDSTEVDVREREMDKDDTYLLKRQDGPPPSKHSKPAVVNYLPDCGSCIQDQQCACKEDSKGRASLAGNGLLRHPRSDEAVWAAAALGFLLVLLTLSVLHTRLYRHWRTMPSLYWHDTRQDYDSVADVIRRSLQIAKKRRKRGRRQECALLPGTSSSDELM from the exons ATGCCGACCCACACGGTGACCGTGCTGGCCGCTCTGTCGTTGTGTTTGGGTCGATGCACTGTGTCTGAGTACCACAACTCATCATGTGACAATGGGAAG ATATTTTTGGAAAGGGACCTACCTTTAGATGCTGCCTATACGGCATGTCCGGTATCTGCCTGGTCTGACTCCACTCAGGTAACCATGGATACA AGGCTCCCAAGTGTTGACACAGTGTATGATCCGGAG ccCGCCAGGCGGATCTGCATGGATAAGCCTATTTCCTACCACCACAAGATCCCTAACAG TGGTGCATACAGGCCGGTCAAAGCAGAGAGCGGCGAGTATTTGTACTGCCCCCCTCAACGCTGGCTCAATAATCTGCAT CATGAAGCTGCTGTATTGCTCTATCATCCCTGTGCTGCTGTCAGCGAGCGGCTCTTTCTGTCCATCCTGGCCAACTCCTGTCTGCCTGACTACATCATCAGCCCACATCCATGGCTCAGTGAATCCACG CCAATAGCGTTGGTGTCTTGGGGGCGAACGTTGGAGCTGTCCACCGCCGCATCTTTAGACGTTTGTCATTGGCTGCAGAGCACGATGACCACAAGTGAACGGATCCGTGGAAAATACAACCTGCTGTTGACCCTGTCATCTGAACAGAAGCACACGCATGGAAAGGAAGGACAGACCGAGCCCAAG GAGTCTGTGGGGCAATGCTGTGAGCGGATCATCTCGTTGTGGCTGAAAGAAACGCTCCAGGCAAGAAAAGATTCCCAGCTTAAGAACAGAAACAGGGAATCAAGGAAGCGGCAAAAAAGAGCTGCTATCCGGTTCGAACTGAAGAAGGTTGCAATGACGACTATAAAAGCAAACGGTACAACTCAGGCACTCGATTTTTTGGCAAAGCCAAAACTGAAAACCACCACCAATAATCCTGAGGACCCTTTAGACCACAACAGCACTCAAGGACCTCCAATAGCTTTTACAGGCCATGGCCTGAGGGATGCAACATCTGCCACCAAGATGCAAAATCAGGCTTTCTCAGCCTGGCCCCCAAACATGCCAGGGGCTACACACAAGACACCACTCAGGGTTCCCGAACACAGTGCCAGTGCTCAAGTTAAAGGCTCCTTGGAACAGAGCGAGCCAGCGAGATATGGCCCCACTGCAGAAAGACAAGTGCTGGATAGTACAGAAGTAGACGTAAGAGAAAGAGAGATGGACAAAGATGACACTTATTTATTAAAAAGACAAGACGGGCCTCCACCCTCAAAACACTCCAAACCAGCGGTAGTGAATTACTTACCTGACTGTGGTAGCTGCATCCAAGACCAACAGTGTGCTTGCAAGGAAGACTCTAAGGGCCGGGCCTCGCTTGCAGGCAACGGCTTGCTGAGGCACCCCAGGTCCGATGAGGCGGTGTGGGCTGCAGCGGCACTGGGCTTCTTGCTGGTTCTCCTCACGCTGTCTGTGTTGCACACACGCCTCTACCGCCACTGGAGGACCATGCCTAGTCTCTACTGGCACGACACACGGCAGGACTATGACAGTGTGGCAG ATGTTATTCGTAGGAGCCTGCAAATTGCAAAGAAGAGGCGGAAAAGAGGCAGAAGACAAGAGTGCGCTCTCTTGCCTGGTACCTCCAGCTCAGATGAACTGATGTAG